A region from the Aegilops tauschii subsp. strangulata cultivar AL8/78 chromosome 5, Aet v6.0, whole genome shotgun sequence genome encodes:
- the LOC141020649 gene encoding cleavage and polyadenylation specificity factor subunit 3-I-like — MVTRQQLYHCAKAPLLNVTRLLVIDFHQTLEVNGIRFWCYTAGHVLGAAMFMVDIAGVRILYTGDYSREEDRHLKAAEIPSSPLIFALSSQLTDPQPVCTVQSPFHFKHIDPLNSIDNFHDVGPSVVMASPGSLQSGLSRQLFDKWCTDKKNTCVIPGYAVAGSLAKTIITEPRKVELANGLNATLNMQIFYISFSAHADFPQTSGFLGELQPPNIILTHSPMEEETEMVAQKVVYALMVSVFGDVRVAQEGMLVITVDGDTAYLDGRSGDVECANAALKERIQTAFRRIQGAVRPIPLSAS; from the exons ATGGTCACAAGGCAGCAGCTTTACCACTGCGCCAAGGCTCCCCTTCTAAATGTCACTCGACTGTTG GTCATAGACTTCCACCAGACGTTGGAAGTTAATGGCATACGCTTCTGGTGCTATACTGCAGGCCATGTACTTGGAGCTGCCATGTTCATGGTGGATATTGCTGGCGTTCGCATTCTTTACACTGGTGACTACTCCCGTGAAGAAGACAGGCACCTGAAAGCTGCTGAGATCCCCAGTTCTCCCCTGATATTTGCATTATCGAGTCAACTTACG GATCCGCAACCAGTTTGCACGGTCCAATCCCCCTTCCATTTCAAGCATATTGACCCTTTGAATAGCATAGACAACTTCCATGATGTTGGTCCGTCAGTGGTGATGGCAAGTCCAGGTAGCCTCCAAAGTGGCCTCTCCAGGCAGCTCTTTGACAAGTGGTGCACAGATAAGAAGAACACATGTGTTATTCCAGGTTATGCTGTTGCTGGCTCACTTGCAAAGACCATCATCACTGAGCCGAGAAAAGTGGAGCTAGCAAATGGGCTCAATGCTACTCTCAATATGCAGATCTTCTACATCTCCTTTTCAGCTCATGCCGATTTCCCACAGACGAGCGGCTTCCTGGGCGAGCTTCAACCACCCAATATTATTCTT ACACACAGTCCGATGGAAGAGGAAACGGAGATGGTGGCGCAGAAGGTGGTATATGCTCTAATGGTGTCGGTCTTCGGCGACGTTCGAGTGGCGCAGGAAGGGATGCTTGTTATAACTGTGGATGGAGATACCGCTTACTTGGATGGGAGGAGTGGTGATGTTGAGTGCGCGAATGCTGCGCTGAAAGAGAGGATCCAGACTGCGTTCCGTCGCATTCAGGGTGCTGTGAGACCAATCCCGCTGTCGGCCTCCTGA
- the LOC109776097 gene encoding uncharacterized protein: protein MASVATEPAGGREGDKMVITPLGGGSEVGRSCVHMTFKGCTVLVSIPSPPNPTPRHRRRPPHHAFSPGPRGLAALLPGEDHFQGPSVHDPRHQGHLQAAALRLRQGQQGVRGGHALRRAGHSQVHGKN, encoded by the exons ATGGCATCCGTGGCGACGGAGCCGGCGGGAGGGCGGGAGGGCGACAAGATGGTGATCACGCCGCTCGGCGGCGGCAGCGAGGTCGGCCGCTCCTGCGTCCACATGACCTTCAAGGGCTGCACCGTCCTCGTAAGCATCCCCTCTCCCCCAAACCCTACACCCCGCCACCGTCGACGTCCTCCTCATCACGCA TTTTCACCTGGACCACGCGGCCTCGCTGCCCTACTTCCTGGAGAAG ACCACTTTCAAGGGCCGAGTGTTCATGACCCACGCCACCAAGGCCATCTACAGGCTGCTGCTCTCCGATTACGTCAAGGTCAGCAAGGTGTCCGCGGAGGACATGCTCTTCGACGAGCAGGACATTCTCAGGTCCATGGAAAAAATTGA